The sequence below is a genomic window from Lentimicrobium saccharophilum.
CCCGGGCACGCAACTCATTGCTGATCGGACGGGTAGTGGCGCCGTAAAGCCCGTAGCACAGATCCTTCACCTGTTCGGTAATCCTTGCATATTCACCTTCATAGGAATCAAAGAGCACATTATTAACCGTCTGCACGCCCACAATCTGACTGGTTGGAGTAACCAGGGGAATCTGCCCCAGGTCTTTGCGTACTTTAGGCAGCAGCCTGAAAACATCCTCCAGTTTATCCAGCGCATTCATCTGCTTAAGTTGGTTCACCAGATTTGACAGCATACCGCCGGGCGTCTGGTGCATAATCACATCAGTGTCAATAACAGAATATTTAGGGTTGTTGTCAAGATGCCTGTATTTGGGAATAAACTCCTCCATTTTCGCGCTGATTTCCGACAGCTTTCTGATATCCAGTCCGGTATCACGACTGGTGCCCAGCAGCGAAATTACCAGCGGCTCAATGGCTGCATGAGATGTCCGGTAGGCGTAAGGCGACATACAGGTATCCACAATATCCACCCCGGCCTCTATGGCTTTGAAAATCGCCAGGTCGCCCATGCCGGAGGTAAAGTGCGTATGAAGGTTAATGGGAAGATCCGTAATCTTCTTGAGTTCCGTTACAAGGTTGTAGATATCGTAAGGCGCTACCAGTCCCGCCATATCCTTGATGCAGATGGAATCTACGCCGAATTCCATCAGTTCCCTGGCCTTATTGATGTAGTAATCTATATTGTAGATTTCACCACCGAGTCTCGGCTCCGTTAAAGTGTAGCAGATTGTTCCCTGAAAGTGCCTGTTGTTGCGCTTCACCACCTTTGCGGCGGTTTCGAAGTTTCTGTAATCATTCAGGGCGTCAAAGCAGCGGAAGATATCCATACCGTTGTCGCAGGCACGCTGTACAAACGTTTCCACCACATCATCGGCATAATTCCGGTAGCCCACCACATTCTGACCGCGGAGCAACATAAAGAAAGGTGTTTTGGGCATGTATTTTTTCAGCACCCGGAGTCGTTCCCAGGGATCTTCATTGAGGTAGCGGTGCATGGTATCGAATGTGGCTCCTCCCCAGGTTTCAATGGCATGAAAGCCGACTTCATCCATCATTTCGGCAACGGGAATCATATCTTCGGTGCGGCCGCGGGTCGCAAACAATGACTGGTGCCCGTCCCTGAGGCTGACATCCTGTATCTTCACAGGATTTGAAGCGGCCGGGCGGTTCGCGTCATAATTCATGGGGGTCATCTCTAAAACCCCGTGTTTATCAAAAGTTCTCATGATTTTCTCATTTTAAGTTCTTATTTCATTCTCGAAATTCTGCCTTTCAGCTGCAGGAGTTCCCTGCCGTTCATGGCCATTTTAAGGCCCATGCGCGCCCATTCGTTCACGCTTACCTGCACACTCTCCTTTTCCTGCTGTTTCAGGTAAAAGCCAACTGCCACTGCAGCCGCTTTCATTTTCAGTTCTTTCTTTGTCATTTTCAGGATTATTGAGGAATATTACCATGTTTTTTCGGCGGAAGGGCCTCTGTCTTCGTTGCCATAATTTCCAGACCGTCAATCAGCCGCTGGCGGGTTTCCGAAGGCAGGATTACTTCATCGATATACCCGCGTTGGGCCGCGATGTAAGGAACATTGAAACGCTCTTCGTATTCCGCAATCTTTTCGCGGGTCTTTACTTCCTTATCTTCGGCTTCCCTGATCTCTTTGCGGTATCCCGACAAGACTTCCACCGCGCCTTTGGCACCCATCACGGCAATTTCGGCCGTAGGCCATGCAAAAACCATATCCGCGCCAAGCTGGCGGGCACTCATCGCCAGATAAGCGCCGCCATAATCCTTACGGATTACCACTGTAAACTTGGGAACGGTTGCTTCGGAATAACTCCACAGCAACTTGGCCCCATGCCTGATGATGCCTCCCCACTCCTGATGCACCCCGGGAAGGTAACCCGGAACATCCACAAACGTGACGATGGGAATATTGAAAGCATCGCAGGTCCGGATAAAACGGCTGATTTTATCAGAAGCATCAATATCGAGACACCCTGCCGACACCATGGGTTGATTGGCAATAATGCCCACCGAACGGTTGTTGAGGCGTGCGAAACCAACGATACAATTTTCGGCGAAGTGCTCATGCACTTCATAAAATTCCCCCGCATCCACCACCTCATGAATAATGGCCTTCATATCGTAAGGCACCCTGGGATCATCGGGAATTAGGACATCCAGTTCAGGGCAAAGCCGGGCAGGATCATCCTGCATTTCGATGCGGGGCGCCTGGCTCATATTGTTATCCGGCAAATAATCAAGTAGTCCGCGGATGCGTTCTATGGTATCTTCATCGTTTTCGCAGGCAAAATGAGCGTTTCCGCTTTTCGAATTGTGCACCATGGCACCGCCCAGTTCCTCGAAAGTAGTCTCTTCACCGGTAACGGTTTTAATCACATAAGGACTGGTAATAAACATATGGCTGGTCTTTTTGACCATGAAAACGAAGTCGGTCATGGCCGGAGAATACACAGCGCCACCGGCACAAGGGCCCATAATGGCTGAAATCTGCGGGATAACGCCGGATGCCCGTGAGTTTCTGAAAAAAATCTCTCCGTATCCCTTCAGGGCATCCACCCCTTCTTCAACCCGGGCGCCGCCCGAATCGTTCAGCCCGACCACCGGTACCCCCGATTTGAGTGCAAGATCCATCACCTTGCAGATCTTGGCAGCATGCATCTCGCCCAACGAACCCCCACTGGAGGTAAAGTCCTGTGAAAATGCAAATACGGGCCGGCCATTGATCAATCCGTGACCGGTAATCACCCCGTCGGAAACGATTTCTACCTTTTCCATCCCGAAATTTACAGAACGGTGCGAGACGAATGTATCGAGTTCCCTGAATGTCCCTTCGTCGAACAGCAGCTCTATGCGTTCCCGCGCGGTAAGTTTTCCTTTTTCATGCTGCTTTCCGACCCTTTCCCGGCCTCCCATTGCAGCGGCTTTCTCCCTTTTGGCCTTTAACAGGGCCAGCTTTTCTGAAACCTTCATGTATATGTTGATTTTGTTAATGAAACCTATTTACTTTCAGCCATTGCATCCACCTGCACACCGGCCCGCGCATTGAAGAGCTTACGGGCTACTTCTGGTGAACTGATGCCTGCAGGCCCTGAGAGGCAACCGCCTTCGCAGGCCATCACCTCAATCATATTGTAATCATGCTTTCCGGCTACCAACTTCCGTAGTCCGGCAATATTCCTTTTATTCAGGCCATTGACAACCAGGGGCTTCAATGGCACACCGTGATAATGAGCCGCTACGGAACGCATCACGCCCGAGCTGGCAGTAAATATCCTTTCAGGGATTACCCCTCCCTGTTCTTCCTGCTCAAAATCCTGAAAATCCACATTCATGGCAATCATCAGCGAACCCAGTTCTTCGAAGGTCATTACAAAATCTACCCCTTCATATTTTCGGGCTTCAGCCTGCTTGGCCACGCAGGGTCCTATAAAAACCACAGTGGCATGGGGGTACTTCTCTCTTACCAGCGTTGCCGTATAGCGCATCGGCGACCATGTCGCCGAAACCGAAGGTTTTAGTTGCGGAAGGTGCTTCTCCGTCATTTCCACCCAGGCGGGGCAGCAGGAAGTGGTCATGAAGGGCCTCCCCGACTCCAGGGTTTCGGCAAGCTCTTCCGCTTCGTGCCGCGCAGTTATCGCCGCGCCTGCAGCAACTTCAAACACATCGGTGAAGCCAAGCTTCAGCACGGCCTGCTCCACAGCCTGGTAGTTGACCCTGAACTGTCCGCAAACAGCAGGCGCGAGCATGGCAACCACCGGTTTATCGGCCCTGGCAATGCGATGCAGCACATGAATCAGCTGCGACCGGTACATAATGGCACCAAAAGGACAGGCAACCATGCATTTACCACAATGAATACACTTTTCATAATCAATTTCTTCAATTCCTTTTTCATTGCGGTAGATAGCCTTTACGGGACAGGATTCTTCACAGGGTATGGGTACATAGATTATGGCATGATACGGACAGGCATCCTGGCAAAGACCGCAACCCACACATTTCGAAGGGTCGATTTTTGCCTGCCCGTTCTCCATTGAAATGGCCTGTTTGGGGCAGGTAACCATGCAATGAGAGGCCAGGCAGCCACGGCAAAGATTTGAAACAGTATAATTGCTTTTTACACACGAAGTGCAGGCTTCATCCACTACCGTCAGCACCCCGCTTCCATGGTCGGTGCCTGCCAGTGATCGCAGGGCA
It includes:
- a CDS encoding pyruvate carboxylase subunit B → MRTFDKHGVLEMTPMNYDANRPAASNPVKIQDVSLRDGHQSLFATRGRTEDMIPVAEMMDEVGFHAIETWGGATFDTMHRYLNEDPWERLRVLKKYMPKTPFFMLLRGQNVVGYRNYADDVVETFVQRACDNGMDIFRCFDALNDYRNFETAAKVVKRNNRHFQGTICYTLTEPRLGGEIYNIDYYINKARELMEFGVDSICIKDMAGLVAPYDIYNLVTELKKITDLPINLHTHFTSGMGDLAIFKAIEAGVDIVDTCMSPYAYRTSHAAIEPLVISLLGTSRDTGLDIRKLSEISAKMEEFIPKYRHLDNNPKYSVIDTDVIMHQTPGGMLSNLVNQLKQMNALDKLEDVFRLLPKVRKDLGQIPLVTPTSQIVGVQTVNNVLFDSYEGEYARITEQVKDLCYGLYGATTRPISNELRARALKDYPRGEQHIDCRPGSVLKPEMPGVAKEAEGLARDVDDELIVALYPVTGKRFLKWKYGLETPPDDVKPKTMEDVKREQELVSAALRGEHSQKKDAGSLNELEVYVDGERFTVAIPEFKTTTRQVRKPKREKEKQTTVSTGALVAPIPGMLVEFKKKNGEQVKSGETVAVIEAMKMMNNIKATADGIVSGIKFNPGDAVAKNDVLFVVEPLA
- a CDS encoding acyl-CoA carboxylase subunit beta — translated: MKVSEKLALLKAKREKAAAMGGRERVGKQHEKGKLTARERIELLFDEGTFRELDTFVSHRSVNFGMEKVEIVSDGVITGHGLINGRPVFAFSQDFTSSGGSLGEMHAAKICKVMDLALKSGVPVVGLNDSGGARVEEGVDALKGYGEIFFRNSRASGVIPQISAIMGPCAGGAVYSPAMTDFVFMVKKTSHMFITSPYVIKTVTGEETTFEELGGAMVHNSKSGNAHFACENDEDTIERIRGLLDYLPDNNMSQAPRIEMQDDPARLCPELDVLIPDDPRVPYDMKAIIHEVVDAGEFYEVHEHFAENCIVGFARLNNRSVGIIANQPMVSAGCLDIDASDKISRFIRTCDAFNIPIVTFVDVPGYLPGVHQEWGGIIRHGAKLLWSYSEATVPKFTVVIRKDYGGAYLAMSARQLGADMVFAWPTAEIAVMGAKGAVEVLSGYRKEIREAEDKEVKTREKIAEYEERFNVPYIAAQRGYIDEVILPSETRQRLIDGLEIMATKTEALPPKKHGNIPQ
- a CDS encoding monomeric [FeFe] hydrogenase, encoding MAQTNNATLIRREIITRLCRLYTQGRLDEIDRIPLDMAPRNTAAHNSRCCIHKARAIIRYRIMALLGFNVADETDELESLYSYALRSLAGTDHGSGVLTVVDEACTSCVKSNYTVSNLCRGCLASHCMVTCPKQAISMENGQAKIDPSKCVGCGLCQDACPYHAIIYVPIPCEESCPVKAIYRNEKGIEEIDYEKCIHCGKCMVACPFGAIMYRSQLIHVLHRIARADKPVVAMLAPAVCGQFRVNYQAVEQAVLKLGFTDVFEVAAGAAITARHEAEELAETLESGRPFMTTSCCPAWVEMTEKHLPQLKPSVSATWSPMRYTATLVREKYPHATVVFIGPCVAKQAEARKYEGVDFVMTFEELGSLMIAMNVDFQDFEQEEQGGVIPERIFTASSGVMRSVAAHYHGVPLKPLVVNGLNKRNIAGLRKLVAGKHDYNMIEVMACEGGCLSGPAGISSPEVARKLFNARAGVQVDAMAESK